The Mustela erminea isolate mMusErm1 chromosome 18, mMusErm1.Pri, whole genome shotgun sequence genome has a window encoding:
- the GJC1 gene encoding gap junction gamma-1 protein, whose product MSWSFLTRLLEEIHNHSTFVGKIWLTVLIVFRIVLTAVGGESIYYDEQSKFVCNTEQPGCENVCYDAFAPLSHVRFWVFQIILVATPSVMYLGYAIHKIAKMEHGEADKKAARSKPYAMRWKQHRALEETEEDHEEDPMMYPEMELESEKENKEQNQPKPKHDGRRRIREDGLMKIYVLQLLARTVFEVGFLIGQYFLYGFQVHPFYVCSRLPCPHKIDCFISRPTEKTIFLLIMYGVTGLCLLLNIWEMLHLGFGTIRDSLNNKRRELEDPGAYNYPFTWNTPSAPPGYNIAVKPDQIQYTELSNAKIAYKQNKANIAQEQQYGSHEENLPADLETLQREIRMAQERLDLAIQAYSHQNNPHGPREKKAKAGSKAGSNKSSASSKSGDGKTSVWI is encoded by the coding sequence ATGAGCTGGAGCTTCCTGACACGCCTGCTAGAGGAGATCCACAACCATTCGACATTTGTGGGGAAGATCTGGCTCACTGTACTGATTGTCTTCCGGATTGTCCTTACGGCTGTAGGAGGGGAGTCCATCTATTATGATGAGCAAAGCAAATTTGTATGTAACACAGAGCAGCCAGGCTGCGAGAACGTCTGCTATGATGCCTTCGCGCCCCTCTCCCATGTGCGCTTCTGGGTGTTCCAGATCATCCTGGTGGCAACCCCGTCTGTGATGTACCTGGGCTACGCCATCCACAAGATCGCCAAGATGGAGCACGGCGAAGCAGACAAGAAGGCGGCTCGGAGCAAACCCTATGCCATGCGTTGGAAACAGCACCGGGCTCtggaggaaacagaagaggaCCATGAAGAGGATCCCATGATGTATCCGGAAATGGAATtggagagtgaaaaagaaaataaggagcaGAACCAACCTAAACCCAAGCATGATGGCCGACGGCGGATTCGGGAAGATGGACTTATGAAAATCTACGTGCTGCAGTTGCTGGCAAGGACTGTGTTTGAGGTGGGTTTTCTGATAGGGCAGTACTTCCTGTATGGCTTCCAAGTCCACCCATTTTATGTGTGCAGCAGACTTCCTTGCCCTCATAAAATCGACTGCTTTATATCTAGGCCCACTGAAAAGACCATCTTCCTTCTAATAATGTATGGTGTTACAGGCCTTTGCCTATTGCTTAACATTTGGGAAATGCTTCATTTAGGGTTTGGGACAATTCGAGACTCACTAAACAATAAAAGGAGGGAACTGGAAGATCCGGGTGCTTATAATTACCCTTTCACTTGGAATACTCCATCTGCTCCCCCTGGCTATAACATTGCCGTCAAACCAGATCAGATACAGTACACCGAACTGTCCAACGCTAAGATCGCCTACAAGCAAAACAAGGCCAACATCGCCCAGGAACAACAGTATGGCAGCCATGAGGAGAACCTCCCAGCCGACCTGGAGACTCTGCAGCGGGAGATCAGAATGGCCCAGGAACGCTTGGATCTCGCAATCCAGGCCTACAGTCACCAAAACAACCCCCATGGACCCcgagaaaaaaaagccaaagcagGGTCCAAAGCTGGGTCCAACAAGAGCAGTGCTAGTAGCAAATCAGGGGATGGGAAGACCTCCGTCTGGATTTAA